A region from the Agrococcus sp. SL85 genome encodes:
- a CDS encoding Lrp/AsnC family transcriptional regulator, producing MDLTAPDPAHALSHSDLALIEALQRDPRAPWAQVAAAIGVSAPTARRRWERLVEAGTAWITTYPGIGAGLVSGLVEVRCRPGTSDAVAAALSAHPRIVTVSAQTGERDLGLIVFAEDLEELRRIVQRDLGAHADVVGVRSSIMTRVFREGSHWRAGVLDGPDRGVGAGPASGATPPLSAPGTLAVLGALERDGRAPTARIAAALGTGEAHARRTAHRLLASRRIVQRVDVTLDQPHWPHSLALWMVVPAAQLDEAARRIGDLPTTRLCAALAGGPSNLYAIVWLRSLEEAAEIEAQITRGLTVRVLDRSLLLHYYKRLGHTFDDARRRSGQVPWAVAG from the coding sequence GTGGACCTCACCGCCCCTGATCCCGCGCACGCGCTGTCGCATTCGGACCTCGCCCTCATCGAGGCGCTGCAGCGCGACCCCCGTGCGCCCTGGGCGCAGGTGGCGGCGGCGATCGGCGTCTCGGCGCCGACCGCGCGGCGGCGCTGGGAGCGGCTGGTCGAGGCGGGCACCGCGTGGATCACGACCTACCCGGGCATCGGCGCGGGCCTCGTCTCGGGGCTCGTCGAGGTGCGGTGCCGGCCGGGCACCTCGGACGCGGTCGCGGCCGCGCTCTCGGCGCATCCGCGCATCGTGACCGTCTCGGCGCAGACGGGCGAGCGCGACCTCGGCCTCATCGTCTTCGCGGAGGACCTCGAGGAGCTGCGCCGGATCGTGCAGCGCGACCTCGGCGCGCACGCGGACGTCGTGGGCGTGCGCTCGTCGATCATGACCCGCGTCTTCCGCGAAGGCTCCCACTGGCGCGCCGGCGTGCTCGACGGGCCCGACCGCGGCGTCGGCGCCGGCCCCGCCTCCGGCGCCACCCCGCCGCTCTCGGCGCCGGGCACGCTCGCCGTGCTCGGCGCGCTCGAGCGCGACGGCCGCGCCCCCACCGCGCGCATCGCGGCGGCGCTCGGCACGGGCGAGGCGCACGCCCGCCGCACCGCGCACCGGCTGCTGGCCTCGCGCCGCATCGTGCAGCGCGTCGACGTCACGCTCGACCAGCCGCACTGGCCGCACTCGCTCGCGCTGTGGATGGTGGTGCCGGCCGCGCAGCTCGACGAGGCCGCGCGCCGCATCGGCGACCTGCCCACGACCCGACTGTGCGCCGCGCTCGCCGGCGGGCCCTCGAACCTCTACGCGATCGTCTGGCTGCGCTCGCTCGAGGAGGCGGCCGAGATCGAGGCGCAGATCACCCGCGGCCTCACCGTGCGCGTGCTCGATCGCAGCCTGCTCCTGCACTACTACAAGCGCCTCGGGCACACCTTCGACGACGCGCGCCGGCGCTCGGGCCAGGTCCCCTGGGCCGTCGCCGGCTGA
- a CDS encoding Ig-like domain-containing protein, translated as MRHAADRSSSRRALTGAKRLLAGALSTLLVAGGLVAVSVTAPTAANAAPPLNAAGFVYATAGKDVYRINTASGAATLVTTAGGTTIAPSPAQVTTINQLAISTSPTSPAARGATAFWIERQVRTGQTEFQLVEYDLATETRTNTTTVPNDGIGGQTMGGFDPATNSYVFGSMNGTTLNLRTYDAGTNTLSPTTISVTLEGAPGANGDLAFGNGGTLYVVAGAATESPGAQLYRVTGGITSGNLQVSPLGDAIPQQAVNSIAFGTDGYLYLGSNQGISRVHPSSGDRLPLSGGSASPTAVRAGATTLGVSDFASSATPYSVSAVIDQTPIEDPPGTPLPDEHVVTIGGGQIPDGGPGTTGGTENGTAGPVIVLPGDDIEVVQTPAPDNVTPDSDYAKAWTCTTRDGTVVSSGFGDTASFTVPERTDGIGENVTCQFTTVEAISQVELSKSASPDVVTAIGQTITYTLTASNTGNVPATGVTIADPMPGLSALSCTPAQPSTLNPGASMSCTATRPATAADFEGTGTISNTATLDYTTQQGDFDDTATEEVTPDRSAPAPVDDTEGPVAIGSPAVVDVVGNDGTVDPTTVRILPPGGGAPTTTYGVPGEGTWTVDPETGAITFTPEDGFSGDPTPIEYDVAGLNGVRASATVTVDYAPGAQDDQNEVPGTLGQPVTVPILDNDQGGAVPGTVALVDPTTGDPLAPGAPLVVDGEGTWTIDPATGDVTFTPAEGFEGDPTPVDYVVEDAQGNQATGTVTVVYAPEAQPDSLGAQVPGESATVDPLANDRGTVDPDTFAFVDPATGDPLAPGAPLTVPGEGQWTWVPGTGVVFVPEEGFLDDPTPVDYVVSGPGGETGSTIEIDYVSIAVDDADYGNTIGDDVVVPVLENDRGPFLPTSIELFDPATSTWLAAGETLVVPGEGQWVIDQAAGTVTFQPEDGFLVDPTIVQYRATDEDGATAEASIDVRYVPTTTDDVAVDPATGEDAVIGVDAVAPGVLANDTGVFDADSFRFVTPGTGALVEVLVVDGQGTWTYDAAADAATFSPAEGYEGDPSPVEYEVTDVTGDVVRGTISANYVPLAQDDLSSPNAIGETVTVDVLGNDGGELDEASLVLIDPVSGDPLAAGETVVVLGQGEWSVVGGQVVFTPIERYEGDPSPIRYQVADLSGDTTTAEVRVNVVPEVFPKTIVDGAIGEPVVVDILGDDRGADRGVLDPASVAIVDPTTGEPLAPGAQLVVPGEGVWTIDPSTGAITFTPEDGFEGDPTTIEYVVSDLSGDQVRTSLTVDYAPAAVADEDLGNTIGEAVEVDVLGNDVGVLDPTTVAIVDPATGEPLADGAPLVVPGEGEWTIDPATGAITFTPEAGFLVDPTIIEYVVRDRSGSLTSPVTVTVTYVPSTTDDVAVDPVTGEDALVGGIAVAAGVLGNDTGEFDATTFRFVTPGSGALVEQLVVEGEGTWSYDAETDSATFAPADGFEGDPTPVVYSITDVTGDTVTATISANYRPLGADDANATPGTIGQPVVIDVLANDAGDLDPATVAIVDPASGEPLAPGAQLVVPGEGVWTIDPATGAITFTPEDGFEGDPTPIDYVVEDRSGDVTGGRVTVDYAPTAQDDLVTEVDGQPIVPGTTVTVPVLANDAGALVPGSVAIIDPTTGEPLAPGAPLEVPGEGTWTVEPSTGDITFTPEEGFESDPTPIDYEVRDESGTPGRATVEIDYAQAAADDRSADTAIGQPVTIDVLANDTGDLVPGTVAIIDPATGEPLAPGAPLEVPGEGTWTVDPATGAITFTPEDGFEGDPTPIRYQVEDAAGDVVSAEVVANYLPEAQDDRSADTPIGQPVTIDVLANDAGGLVPGTVAIVDPTTGEPLAPGTPLEVPGEGTWTVDPATGAITFTPEDGFEADPTPIRYVVEDASGDVTGAEVVANYVPVAADDASTGNTIGEPVTIDVLENDASSLLPGTVAIIDPAAGEPLAVGAPLEVPGEGTWTVDPATGAITFTPEDGFTADPTPIEYQAADASGDTATATVTVGYVPVAADDRLDGNTIGAPAVVDVLANDQGGLLPGTVALIDPVTGEPQEPGAPLTVLGQGTWTIDPATGAITFTPIAGYEGDPSPVGYQAADASGETAQATVTVTYLPVAVDDESRGNAAGEPTTVDVLANDAGVLDPATVAIVDPATGEPLAPGAPLEVPGQGTWTIDPATGAITFTPAEGFQVDPTPIGYVVEDASGDRTGATVTVDYAAAALDDESFGNAIGTAVTVDALANDVGELDPATVALVDPATGEALPAGEALVVDGEGTWTIEPATGAITFTPADGFEGDPTPVDYQVTEASGEVLQATVTIGYLPIAVDDESLGNALGDAVTVDVLANDRGDLDPATVAIIDPATGEPLPAGQELVVPGEGTWTIDPATGAITFTPEAGYEGDPTPIGYQVEDRSGDVAQATVTVGYLATAIDDESLGNAIGEAVTVDVLANDGGDLDPASVAIIDPATGEPLAAGQELVVPGEGTWTVDPATGAITFTPEAGFEGDPTPIEYQVSDGSGDTDRATVTVGYLPVAADDAATAETIGQPVTVDVLANDRGDLDPATVAIIDPATGERLPAGQELVVPGQGTWTVDPATGAITFTPEAGFEGDPTPIGYEVEDRSGDPTRAEVSIDYPQAAADDESLGNTIGEAVTVDVLANDTGDLDPATVAIVDPATGAALPAGQPLAVAGEGVWTIDPATGAITFTPEEGFEGDPTPIGYQVADRSGDVVAATVTVDYTPVANDDESLANEQGTAVTVDVLANDTGAFDPASVRIVDGEELVTELVVPGEGTWTVDPATGAITFTPEAGFEGDPTPIAYQATDADGETAQATVTITYGATAVDDASLGNERGTAVTVPVLANDLGDFDPASVRIVDGEELVTELVVPGEGTWTVDPATGAITFTPEAGFEGDPTPIAYQATDATGDTARATVTITYLPQANDDASLDNAQGTSVTVDPLANDLGDLDPTTVELLDPATGEWGTTVVVDGEGTWTVDPATGAITFTPEADFEGDPTPIEYRVADRAGNRTSATVTVTYAAVGGQPEEPGEPGQPGQPGQPGGDDDDLPRTGGDVPLLVLALGMALTAAGALLLGRRRREV; from the coding sequence GTGCGACACGCAGCAGACCGATCCTCGTCCCGTCGCGCCCTCACGGGTGCCAAGCGACTGCTGGCAGGGGCGCTGTCGACGCTCCTCGTCGCCGGCGGCCTCGTCGCCGTCTCGGTGACGGCGCCGACCGCGGCGAACGCGGCGCCGCCGCTCAACGCGGCCGGCTTCGTGTACGCCACCGCCGGAAAGGACGTCTACCGGATCAACACCGCCTCCGGCGCCGCCACGCTCGTGACGACGGCGGGCGGCACGACGATCGCGCCCTCGCCCGCGCAGGTCACCACGATCAACCAGCTCGCGATCTCGACGAGCCCGACGTCGCCCGCGGCCCGCGGCGCGACCGCGTTCTGGATCGAGCGCCAGGTGCGCACGGGGCAGACCGAGTTCCAGCTCGTCGAGTACGACCTCGCCACCGAGACCCGGACGAACACGACGACGGTGCCGAACGACGGGATCGGCGGCCAGACGATGGGCGGCTTCGACCCCGCGACGAACTCGTACGTCTTCGGCTCGATGAACGGCACGACGCTCAACCTGCGCACGTACGACGCGGGCACCAACACGCTGAGCCCCACGACGATCTCGGTCACCCTCGAGGGCGCACCGGGGGCGAACGGCGACCTCGCCTTCGGCAACGGCGGCACGCTCTACGTCGTCGCCGGCGCGGCGACCGAGAGCCCGGGCGCGCAGCTCTACCGCGTCACCGGCGGCATCACGAGCGGCAACCTGCAGGTCTCCCCGCTCGGCGACGCCATCCCGCAGCAGGCCGTCAACTCGATCGCCTTCGGCACCGACGGCTACCTCTACCTCGGCAGCAACCAGGGCATCTCCCGCGTGCACCCCTCGAGCGGCGACCGCCTGCCGCTCTCCGGCGGCTCGGCGAGCCCGACCGCGGTGCGCGCGGGCGCCACGACGCTCGGCGTCTCCGACTTCGCCTCCTCGGCCACGCCCTACTCGGTCTCGGCCGTCATCGACCAGACGCCCATCGAGGACCCGCCCGGCACCCCGCTGCCCGACGAGCACGTCGTCACCATCGGCGGCGGCCAGATCCCCGACGGCGGCCCCGGCACCACGGGCGGCACCGAGAACGGCACCGCCGGACCCGTCATCGTGCTGCCCGGCGACGACATCGAGGTCGTGCAGACGCCCGCCCCCGACAACGTGACGCCCGACTCCGACTACGCCAAGGCGTGGACCTGCACCACCCGCGACGGCACCGTCGTCTCGAGCGGCTTCGGCGACACCGCGAGCTTCACGGTGCCCGAGCGCACCGACGGCATCGGCGAGAACGTGACCTGCCAGTTCACGACGGTCGAGGCGATCAGCCAGGTCGAGCTCTCGAAGTCGGCCTCGCCCGACGTCGTCACGGCCATCGGCCAGACCATCACCTACACGCTCACCGCGTCGAACACCGGCAACGTGCCTGCTACGGGCGTCACGATCGCCGACCCGATGCCCGGCCTCTCGGCCCTCTCCTGCACGCCCGCGCAGCCGTCGACGCTGAACCCCGGCGCGAGCATGAGCTGCACCGCGACCCGTCCGGCGACCGCCGCCGACTTCGAGGGCACGGGCACCATCTCGAACACCGCCACGCTCGACTACACGACGCAGCAGGGCGACTTCGACGACACCGCGACCGAGGAGGTCACGCCCGACCGCAGCGCCCCGGCTCCCGTCGACGACACCGAGGGCCCCGTCGCGATCGGCAGCCCGGCCGTCGTCGACGTCGTCGGCAACGACGGCACCGTCGACCCGACGACCGTCCGCATCCTGCCGCCCGGCGGCGGCGCGCCCACCACGACCTACGGCGTGCCCGGTGAGGGCACGTGGACGGTCGACCCCGAGACGGGCGCCATCACCTTCACGCCCGAGGACGGCTTCTCGGGCGACCCCACGCCCATCGAGTACGACGTCGCCGGCCTCAACGGCGTGCGCGCCTCGGCGACCGTGACGGTCGACTACGCGCCCGGCGCGCAGGACGACCAGAACGAGGTCCCCGGCACGCTCGGCCAGCCCGTCACCGTGCCGATCCTCGACAACGACCAGGGCGGCGCGGTGCCCGGCACCGTCGCGCTCGTCGACCCGACGACGGGCGACCCGCTCGCGCCGGGCGCCCCGCTCGTCGTCGACGGCGAGGGCACCTGGACGATCGACCCGGCCACGGGCGACGTCACCTTCACGCCCGCCGAGGGCTTCGAGGGCGACCCGACGCCGGTCGACTACGTGGTCGAGGACGCCCAGGGCAACCAGGCCACCGGCACCGTCACCGTCGTCTACGCCCCCGAGGCGCAGCCCGACTCGCTCGGCGCGCAGGTCCCCGGCGAGAGCGCCACGGTCGACCCGCTCGCGAACGACCGCGGCACCGTCGACCCGGACACCTTCGCCTTCGTCGACCCGGCCACGGGCGATCCCCTCGCGCCCGGCGCGCCCCTCACGGTGCCCGGCGAGGGCCAGTGGACCTGGGTGCCCGGCACCGGCGTGGTGTTCGTGCCCGAGGAGGGCTTCCTCGACGACCCGACGCCCGTCGACTACGTCGTGAGCGGCCCTGGCGGCGAGACCGGCAGCACGATCGAGATCGACTACGTCTCGATCGCCGTCGACGACGCCGACTACGGCAACACGATCGGCGACGACGTCGTCGTGCCCGTCCTCGAGAACGACCGCGGCCCCTTCCTGCCGACCTCGATCGAGCTCTTCGACCCGGCGACGAGCACCTGGCTCGCCGCCGGCGAGACGCTCGTGGTGCCCGGCGAGGGCCAGTGGGTCATCGACCAGGCGGCCGGCACGGTCACCTTCCAGCCCGAGGACGGCTTCCTCGTCGACCCCACGATCGTGCAGTACCGCGCGACCGACGAGGACGGCGCCACCGCCGAGGCGTCGATCGACGTGCGCTACGTGCCGACGACGACCGATGACGTCGCCGTCGACCCCGCCACCGGCGAGGACGCCGTGATCGGCGTCGACGCGGTCGCGCCCGGCGTGCTCGCGAACGACACGGGCGTCTTCGACGCCGACTCCTTCCGCTTCGTCACGCCCGGCACCGGCGCGCTCGTCGAGGTGCTGGTCGTCGACGGCCAGGGCACCTGGACGTACGACGCGGCGGCGGACGCTGCGACGTTCTCGCCCGCCGAGGGCTACGAGGGCGACCCGAGCCCGGTGGAGTACGAGGTCACCGACGTGACCGGCGACGTCGTGCGCGGCACGATCAGCGCCAACTACGTGCCGCTCGCGCAGGACGACCTCTCGTCGCCCAACGCGATCGGCGAGACGGTGACGGTCGACGTGCTCGGGAACGACGGCGGCGAGCTCGACGAGGCCAGCCTCGTGCTCATCGACCCCGTCTCGGGCGACCCGCTCGCCGCCGGCGAGACCGTCGTCGTGCTCGGCCAGGGCGAGTGGAGCGTCGTCGGCGGCCAGGTCGTCTTCACGCCCATCGAGCGCTACGAGGGCGACCCGAGCCCCATCCGCTACCAGGTGGCCGACCTCTCGGGCGACACCACCACGGCCGAGGTGCGCGTCAACGTCGTGCCCGAGGTCTTCCCGAAGACCATCGTCGACGGCGCGATCGGCGAGCCGGTCGTCGTCGACATCCTGGGCGACGACCGAGGCGCCGACCGCGGCGTGCTCGACCCCGCATCGGTCGCGATCGTCGACCCGACCACGGGCGAGCCGCTCGCCCCCGGCGCGCAGCTCGTCGTGCCCGGCGAGGGCGTCTGGACGATCGACCCGTCCACCGGTGCCATCACCTTCACGCCCGAGGACGGCTTCGAGGGCGACCCGACGACCATCGAGTACGTGGTCTCGGACCTCTCGGGCGACCAGGTGCGCACGAGCCTCACCGTCGACTACGCCCCCGCGGCCGTCGCCGACGAGGACCTCGGCAACACGATCGGCGAGGCGGTCGAGGTCGACGTGCTCGGCAACGACGTGGGCGTCCTCGACCCCACGACGGTCGCGATCGTCGACCCCGCCACGGGTGAGCCGCTCGCCGACGGCGCGCCGCTCGTCGTGCCCGGCGAGGGCGAGTGGACGATCGACCCGGCCACGGGCGCGATCACGTTCACGCCGGAGGCCGGCTTCCTCGTCGACCCCACGATCATCGAGTACGTGGTCCGCGATCGCTCCGGCTCGCTCACGAGCCCGGTGACGGTCACCGTGACCTACGTGCCCTCCACGACCGACGACGTCGCGGTCGACCCCGTGACCGGCGAGGACGCGCTCGTCGGCGGCATCGCCGTGGCCGCAGGCGTGCTCGGCAACGACACGGGCGAGTTCGACGCCACGACCTTCCGCTTCGTCACCCCCGGCTCCGGCGCGCTCGTCGAGCAGCTGGTGGTCGAGGGCGAGGGCACGTGGAGCTACGACGCGGAGACCGACAGCGCGACCTTCGCGCCCGCCGACGGCTTCGAGGGCGACCCGACCCCTGTCGTCTACTCGATCACCGACGTCACGGGCGACACCGTGACGGCCACGATCTCGGCGAACTACCGGCCGCTCGGCGCCGACGACGCGAACGCGACGCCCGGCACCATCGGGCAGCCGGTCGTGATCGACGTGCTCGCGAACGATGCGGGCGACCTCGACCCCGCGACCGTCGCCATCGTCGACCCCGCCTCGGGCGAGCCGCTCGCCCCCGGCGCGCAGCTCGTCGTGCCCGGCGAGGGCGTCTGGACGATCGACCCGGCGACGGGCGCGATCACCTTCACGCCGGAGGACGGCTTCGAGGGCGACCCGACCCCGATCGACTACGTCGTCGAGGACCGCTCGGGCGACGTCACGGGCGGCCGGGTCACGGTCGACTACGCGCCGACCGCGCAGGACGACCTCGTCACCGAGGTCGACGGTCAGCCGATCGTGCCCGGCACGACGGTGACGGTGCCCGTGCTCGCCAACGACGCCGGCGCCCTCGTGCCCGGCAGCGTCGCGATCATCGACCCGACGACGGGCGAGCCGCTCGCTCCCGGCGCACCGCTCGAGGTGCCCGGCGAGGGCACGTGGACGGTGGAGCCGTCCACGGGCGACATCACGTTCACGCCCGAGGAGGGCTTCGAGTCCGACCCGACCCCGATCGACTACGAGGTGCGCGACGAGTCCGGCACGCCCGGCCGCGCCACCGTCGAGATCGACTACGCCCAGGCCGCGGCCGACGACCGCTCCGCCGACACGGCCATCGGCCAGCCGGTGACGATCGACGTGCTCGCGAACGACACGGGCGACCTCGTCCCCGGCACGGTCGCGATCATCGACCCGGCCACGGGCGAGCCGCTCGCACCGGGCGCACCGCTCGAGGTGCCCGGCGAGGGCACCTGGACGGTCGACCCGGCGACGGGCGCGATCACGTTCACGCCCGAGGACGGCTTCGAGGGCGACCCCACGCCCATCCGCTACCAGGTGGAGGACGCGGCGGGCGACGTCGTGTCGGCCGAGGTCGTCGCCAACTACCTGCCGGAGGCCCAGGACGACCGCTCCGCGGACACGCCCATCGGCCAGCCGGTGACGATCGACGTGCTCGCGAACGACGCCGGCGGCCTCGTCCCCGGCACGGTCGCGATCGTCGACCCGACCACGGGCGAGCCCCTCGCCCCGGGTACGCCGCTCGAGGTGCCCGGCGAGGGCACGTGGACGGTCGACCCGGCGACGGGCGCGATCACGTTCACGCCCGAGGACGGCTTCGAGGCCGACCCGACGCCGATCCGCTACGTCGTGGAGGACGCCAGCGGCGACGTGACGGGCGCCGAGGTCGTCGCGAACTACGTCCCGGTCGCGGCCGACGACGCGTCGACGGGCAACACGATCGGCGAGCCCGTCACGATCGACGTGCTCGAGAACGACGCGAGCTCGCTGCTTCCGGGGACGGTCGCGATCATCGACCCGGCCGCGGGCGAGCCGCTCGCCGTGGGTGCGCCGCTCGAGGTGCCCGGCGAGGGCACGTGGACGGTCGACCCGGCGACGGGCGCGATCACGTTCACGCCCGAGGACGGCTTCACCGCCGACCCGACGCCCATCGAGTACCAGGCGGCCGACGCCTCCGGCGACACCGCCACCGCGACGGTCACGGTCGGCTACGTGCCGGTCGCGGCCGACGACCGCCTCGACGGCAACACCATCGGCGCCCCCGCCGTGGTCGACGTGCTCGCGAACGACCAGGGCGGCCTGCTGCCCGGCACCGTGGCGCTCATCGACCCCGTGACGGGCGAGCCGCAGGAGCCCGGTGCGCCGCTCACGGTGCTCGGCCAGGGCACGTGGACGATCGACCCGGCCACGGGTGCGATCACCTTCACGCCCATCGCCGGCTACGAGGGCGACCCCAGCCCCGTGGGCTACCAGGCCGCCGACGCCTCGGGCGAGACGGCGCAGGCCACCGTCACCGTGACCTACCTGCCGGTCGCGGTCGACGACGAGTCGCGGGGCAACGCCGCGGGCGAGCCGACCACGGTCGACGTGCTCGCGAACGACGCGGGCGTCCTCGACCCCGCGACGGTCGCGATCGTCGACCCCGCGACGGGCGAGCCCCTCGCACCGGGCGCGCCGCTCGAGGTCCCCGGCCAGGGCACGTGGACGATCGACCCGGCGACGGGCGCGATCACCTTCACGCCCGCCGAGGGCTTCCAGGTCGACCCGACGCCGATCGGCTACGTGGTCGAGGACGCCTCGGGCGACCGGACCGGTGCCACCGTGACCGTCGACTACGCCGCTGCGGCGCTCGACGACGAGTCGTTCGGCAACGCGATCGGCACCGCGGTGACGGTCGACGCGCTCGCGAACGACGTGGGCGAGCTCGACCCGGCGACCGTGGCGCTCGTCGACCCCGCGACGGGCGAGGCGCTGCCCGCCGGCGAGGCGCTCGTCGTCGACGGCGAGGGCACGTGGACGATCGAGCCGGCGACGGGCGCGATCACGTTCACCCCCGCCGACGGCTTCGAGGGCGACCCGACCCCGGTCGACTACCAGGTCACCGAGGCATCCGGCGAGGTGCTGCAGGCGACGGTCACGATCGGCTACCTGCCGATCGCGGTCGACGACGAGTCGCTCGGCAACGCCCTCGGCGATGCCGTGACGGTCGACGTCCTCGCGAACGACCGCGGCGACCTCGACCCGGCGACGGTGGCGATCATCGACCCGGCGACGGGCGAGCCGCTGCCCGCGGGCCAGGAGCTCGTGGTCCCCGGCGAGGGCACGTGGACGATCGACCCGGCGACGGGCGCGATCACGTTCACACCCGAGGCCGGATACGAGGGCGACCCCACCCCGATCGGCTACCAGGTCGAGGACCGCTCCGGCGACGTCGCGCAGGCGACGGTGACGGTCGGCTACCTCGCGACCGCGATCGACGACGAGTCGCTCGGCAACGCCATCGGCGAGGCCGTGACGGTCGACGTCCTGGCGAACGACGGCGGCGACCTCGACCCGGCGTCGGTGGCGATCATCGACCCGGCGACGGGCGAGCCGCTGGCCGCGGGCCAGGAGCTGGTCGTGCCCGGCGAGGGCACGTGGACGGTGGACCCGGCGACGGGCGCGATCACCTTCACGCCGGAGGCCGGCTTCGAGGGCGACCCCACGCCCATCGAGTACCAGGTCTCCGACGGGTCGGGCGACACCGACCGCGCCACGGTGACGGTGGGCTACCTGCCCGTCGCCGCCGACGACGCGGCGACCGCCGAGACGATCGGCCAGCCGGTCACGGTCGACGTCCTCGCGAACGACCGCGGCGACCTCGACCCGGCGACGGTGGCGATCATCGACCCGGCCACGGGCGAGCGGCTGCCGGCGGGCCAGGAGCTCGTGGTCCCCGGCCAGGGCACCTGGACGGTCGACCCGGCGACGGGCGCGATCACCTTCACGCCGGAGGCCGGCTTCGAGGGCGACCCGACGCCGATCGGCTACGAGGTCGAGGACCGCTCCGGCGACCCGACCCGCGCCGAGGTGTCGATCGACTACCCGCAGGCCGCCGCCGACGACGAGTCGCTCGGCAACACCATCGGCGAGGCCGTGACGGTCGACGTCCTGGCGAACGACACCGGCGACCTCGACCCGGCCACGGTCGCGATCGTCGACCCGGCGACGGGCGCTGCGCTGCCCGCGGGTCAGCCGCTGGCCGTGGCGGGCGAGGGCGTGTGGACGATCGACCCGGCGACGGGCGCGATCACCTTCACGCCGGAGGAGGGCTTCGAGGGCGACCCGACGCCGATCGGCTACCAGGTGGCAGACCGCTCGGGCGACGTCGTCGCCGCGACCGTGACCGTCGACTACACGCCGGTGGCGAACGACGACGAGTCGCTCGCGAACGAGCAGGGCACCGCGGTGACGGTCGACGTGCTCGCGAACGACACCGGAGCCTTCGACCCGGCGAGCGTGCGCATCGTCGACGGCGAGGAGCTCGTGACCGAGCTCGTCGTGCCGGGCGAGGGCACGTGGACGGTCGACCCGGCGACGGGCGCGATCACGTTCACGCCGGAGGCCGGCTTCGAGGGCGACCCGACGCCGATCGCCTACCAGGCGACGGACGCCGACGGCGAGACGGCGCAGGCCACGGTGACGATCACGTACGGCGCGACCGCGGTCGACGACGCCTCGCTCGGCAACGAGCGCGGCACGGCCGTGACCGTCCCGGTGCTCGCGAACGACCTCGGCGACTTCGACCCGGCGAGCGTGCGCATCGTCGACGGCGAGGAGCTCGTGACCGAGCTCGTCGTGCCGGGCGAGGGCACGTGGACGGTCGACCCGGCGACGGGCGCGATCACGTTCACGCCGGAGGCCGGCTTCGAGGGCGACCCGACGCCGATCGCCTACCAGGCGACCGACGCCACGGGCGACACGGCCCGAGCCACGGTGACCATCACCTACCTGCCGCAGGCGAACGACGACGCGTCGCTCGACAACGCGCAGGGCACGTCGGTGACGGTCGACCCGCTCGCGAACGACCTCGGCGACCTCGACCCGACCACGGTCGAGCTGCTCGACCCGGCCACGGGCGAGTGGGGCACCACGGTCGTCGTCGACGGCGAGGGCACGTGGACGGTCGACCCGGCGACGGGCGCGATCACCTTCACGCCCGAGGCCGACTTCGAGGGCGACCCGACGCCGATCGAGTACCGGGTGGCCGACCGCGCGGGCAACCGCACCTCGGCGACGGTGACGGTCACCTACGCCGCGGTCGGCGGCCAGCCGGAGGAGCCGGGCGAGCCCGGCCAGCCGGGCCAGCCGGGCCAGCCCGGCGGCGATGACGACGACCTGCCCCGCACGGGCGGCGACGTGCCGCTCCTGGTGCTGGCGCTCGGCATGGCGCTGACGGCGGCGGGTGCGCTGCTGCTCGGCCGTCGACGCCGGGAGGTCTGA